In the Coriobacteriia bacterium genome, CTGTCCGGCGCCGACGTTGTCGAGGTTGATGATGAGCGCGTCGCGAAGCTCGTTCCCATATTGGCCGAGAAACGCCTGCATGCCGCAGGTGCCGACTTCCTCGGCGCCGGTCGCAACGAACCAGACCTCTTTCTCGGTCAGGTCGTGGTCGCTTCGCTCGGTCACGTGACGGCGGATGCGGGCGGCCGCATGCGCTGCGTACTCCTCGTCGCCGAGCGGATCCCCGCCCGGCTGGCCGCCTTTCCAGCCGAACCCGTCGGTGCTGTCATCTTCTTCGTCCGACCCGAAGTTGTCCCACGAGCCGATCTCACGGCCGGCCTTGCGCGCGTTGAAGCCCTCGTCGACGCCGAGCCAGCCCTTCACGTCACCGCTGCGCCCACGCGGCCCGTCCTTGCCGGGGCCGTTCTTCTTGCGCCCGAGCATGCCGAGCAGACCACGCCGCCGAGGAGGCTCTGCTTCGGCGATAGGGGTGCTGTCGAGCAGTTCGTAGTCGGAGTACGGCAGTTCCTCAGCCTCATAGGAAGTCGCTTCTCCGACCGCCTCGAACTGTATGGTCTCGAATTCGTAGAGCGTCCGCTCGCGCGCCGGCGGCTCCGCCGACTGCGTGTATGACAGCACGGCGCCCTCCGGCACCACATCGGCCTCAACAGCTGCAGCTTGGGTCCGGCGAACCGGCGCGAACTCCACGGTCGCGAAGCGGCTGGAACCCGACTGCGGCTCGGCGAAGTTGCTCATCACGCCGAGCATGGCTGCCACACCGGAGGCGTTGTCATTGGCGCCGGCCACAAACGGCATCGCCAGCTCACGGTGCAGGTTGATCAGCAGCGGAACGATGAGGTACGCCGCAACCACCAGCGTCGCGTACCAGACGTACGTATGGATCTTCACCGGGATCGGAAGGGGCAAAGCCAACGCTAGGATCAGCACGGGGACGAGCGTCGTCGCCCACTTCATGAGCGCAAACGTTGCCGGGAACTGGCGTGCCATCCCCGGAGAGAACGCCAGCGAAGAGCGGGCGCTGTCGTAGTGCGCGACAATAACGATCTTCTTCAGCCGCTCACCGCGGCGCGCCCGCGGAATATGGCGCGCGATGACGTTCTGGCTCGGGCCTTTGGGCATGAGGCGGGTAAGGCCCCACCTCGTGTTCAGATCGCTTCTGAAGATGATCGCGGTTGCTGCGGCGAGGATAAACGCAACCCACACCAGTTTGCCGCCAAGCAGCGGCACACCGGCGCCAACGGCCGCAAGAATCGTCAGAAAGTTGTAGAGGATGTAGGCCCACCCATACGTCCGAGGAGCTTCAAACTCCTGGACTTCCGGTTGCAGACCACTCTGTGAGAACACCGACTCCAGATACGAGGCAGCGCGGCTTTCGGCCTCACTTGTAGCCGGGCGCGGCCCAATCTCATCTGCAAGTACTGCGATGTGTTGCATGACCTCGGCCATCGAAAACCTCCGTGGCGACTCGCGCTAATTCTAGGTAACGAGTGTTCCCTGACCACTATGGTAGCGCAGTCGAGGCCGATCCGATTCGCGGAACCGTCAGCCGTGGATCAACGAGGGCAGACAGCGGGTGCAAACCCACGTGGATCTTCCGGCAGTTCGGACGGGCAACAGAGGTCGATCGTCCTCGGAGGAACCGCACACGAAGCATACTTGCGGGATGTATTCGCGCTGTGCGGCAGCCTGAGATTCGGCGGCTTGGTGGTCAAACTCCGGTGCTTCGCGCGTTTCGATGGAAAGTGCTCCTGTGGGACAGACTCCGAGGCAGAATCCGGCTCCGTCGCAGAGTTCCTCGCGCAGTACACGCGCTTTGCCGTCCACGATCTGAATCGCCCCCTCCGCACAGGGCGAGACGCAGATACCGCATCCGTTACACGCTTCCTCGTCAATATGCACGATCTGGCGGGTCTTCGTCATCTTGCTACTCCTCCGGTATGCCGCCCCGATGCACGCGGGCGGAGTGTCTGCGTGCCCTCACAGTATTCTCTCCCGAATCCAGAACCTTTGACGCCCATCAATTTCCTCGGCGATCCGGAAAGAATTTCATAAAGTCTTCCTGCAGACCTGCCGATAAACCAATAACTTGCACTGGTGCGAAAATGCGAAGGGATGCTACGTGCCCACCGTCAACGATGTGGCGGAACGAGTCTTGACCGTGTTCCGGGAATGCCCGGTTTGGCGCGACGCTTCTGATGCCGGCGTTGTCTCTCTCGCACGCTCGTCTCGGCTGAAGCGGTATGCCAAGGGCGAAATCATCTTCGACAAGGAACCGCAGGCCAAGCATGTGGCTCTCGTCGTCTCGGGGAGCGTCCGCGCCACTCACCACGCAACAACCGGACGGCCGGTCACCGTGAAGCTGTTGGGTCCTGGCTGTGCCTTAGGAGTGCTGGCCGTCTTCGCAGACGAACGCTACCCGATCTGCCATGAAGCGGCCCAGCCTTCGGCGATCGCGCTGATCCCCACGTCAGCCCTGACGGACCTCGTCCGCTCCGAGCCTCATGTCATGAACTCGATCGCGCGAGACTTCGCCAATCAGACAGTTGATGCCCTTGCCTGCGTGAAGACGCTCTCCTCTGACGTGCCGACCCGTCTGGCAGCGCATCTGCTCGATCAACTCGGCCGTCATCCCTCCGATTGTCCCGATCCGCAGAGTGTCGACCTCGAAATGTCGCGGGTCGAACTCGCGGCCACGTTGGGCACAGTGCCCGAAACGCTCTCGCGCACGTTCCGGGTATTCCAGCAGGAAGGCCTCATCTACGCGCGCGGCAGAACCGTCACCCTGCTGAACATATCGGGTCTCGCCGTTCGCGCTCAGGTCGGCTGCTAGGCCAAGTTCTGTACGTCAGGCGGCTCTCAGGGAAATCCGAAAACCGCATCGCAGCCCGTTTCTTTGGCATGCCCGTTGCTACCGTGTTTGTCGAGCTGTGGCGACCTACTTTTCCTCCCCCCTCAAAAGTGGAGCCCGCCCGCTCGCTAGGCCCGTCAGACCGCGCCCCCACGTGGTCTGACACAGTCCAAGCCGCGCCCCCACGCGGCTTGGCGATTAGCTGAGTCGCATCCCCCATGCGATTCGGTATCAAACGGGCCGCGTCCCCCCACGCGGCTCGTTTCGTTTTCCCCGGTTATTGGGATTGTTGCCTCCCCCTCCCAGTGCCGTACAATCGGCTCTGTCGGCTACTGGGAGGGGAACAGCAACGTGAGCATCGCAATCGAGCGGCTCGTCAATCTGGCGCTCTATTTCGCAGCCTCAACCAGGCCCGTAACCGCCGAGCAGATCCGGACCGAGGTCATCGGCTACCCCGCCGATCAGGACGAGGCTGCGTTCCTGCGCATGTTTGAACGCGACAAGGAGGACCTGCGCCAAGCAGGGCTGACGATCGACTCCGACGAACAAGGCCGCTACCTCCTTGACCGCTCGGCCACCTTCGCCGCTCCGCTCGACCTCTCCGCCGAGGAGGCGGCTGTTGTCCGCATCGCAGGCAGCGCGCTTCTCGGCGACCCGTCATTCCCCTTCGCGAAGGATCTGCGACTCGCGCTTGCGAAGATCTCGGCGGGACTCGGCGAGGGAACTCCGCCTTCTGTCTCGCATCTGGCCGATGAGAACCCGGAGAAGCAAGGCGCCTCGGTCGCCCAGATAGCCGACGCGGCCGGCCGCTGCAAGCGCATGACGTTCGACTACACGAACTCCTACGGCGCAACCGCCGGTCGCGAGGTCGAGCCGTACGGGCTCTTCCTGCACGAGGGGCGTTGGTACCTGGTGGGTCGCGACACATCCGCCGACTCGATACGCACCTACACCGTCGCACGAGCGGACAACATTACGGTAAACGCAGGCCGCCCCAAGTCGGCGGACTTCACGCGCCCTGAGGATTTCGACGTGCGCACGTTCGTCTGCTTCCCCTTCCAGTACGGCTCCGCTGCCGACGAGTTCGAGGCCGTCCTGCGCTTCGCGCCCTCTGTTGCGTGGCGCGCCGAGAGACTTGCGGCGGGACACGGTGTCTTGTCAGAGGAGGAGGACGGACCTGTCGGCCAGAAGGTGAGACTGTGGCGTGTGAGTGCGCATTCGCGAGATCGCGTGCTGCGGTTCGCCATCGAGCACGGGCCTGGAGTGAGCGTCGTCGCCCCGCCTGCGCTTGCCGCGGAGATGCGCGCGGGTCTTGAGAGGGTGGCGGCTCTCCATGGCTAAGATCACCGCATCCGACCGGGTTCGCCGCCTTATCGCGCTACTCGGCAAGCTGCAGCCCGGCGACATCCCGTTGGCCGACCTCGCTGCGGAAGTGGGAACCACACCGGCAGACCTCTCGGCAGATCTCGAGACGCTTTCGGTCTGCGGAGTCGCGCCGTATTACCCCGACCAGATGGTTGATGTCTTCGTCGAAGGCGACACGGTGCGGGTACTGGCCCCGTTGCCGGCCATGAGAGGGCCCGTGCGGTTCTCGCCTGCTGAGGCCACTTCTCTCGCCGCCGCGCTGTCGGCGGCCGGCTTCCCCTCGGACGACAGTCTGGTCGCACGCCTGATGGCAGCGGCGTCGGCGTCGTTTGACGCGACCGAAACCGAGCGCACGATTCGCTCGGCGATCGCCGCGCACGAGCCCGGCGTTTTCGAGGCGCTCGCCTCGGCGATTCGCGATCACGCCGCGGTCACGATCGCCTACCAGAAAGAGGGTGCCGCCGAGTCTGCGGACCGCGTGGTGGAGCCGCTGCGGCTGTTTGCCGACCGCGGTGCGTGGTACCTCTCGGCATGGTGCCGAGACGCGGAGAGCCATAGGACGTTCCGGGTCGAGCGGGTCTTATCGGCCACGCGCACCGGTGATACTGATGCCGCGCATCGCGACGCCGACGGTACCGCGCCCGTCGCTTTCGCGACCGAGGGGCTGCCGGTGGCCCGCCTGCGGTTTTCTCCGGGCGAGGAGTTCGTCGAACGCGAATGGCCGGGTGGCCGCCTCGATGCGGCCGGAGAGTCCGGCGACGTCATCGCCGAGGTGCCCTTCGGCGGCATGGCGTGGATCGCTCGCCGCGTGGTTGCTCGGCTTGGCAGGGTCGAAGTGCTTTCGCCCTCCGAACTGCGAGGTGCGGTCGCTGACTTAGCACGCGAGGAGCTTGCCAATACCTAGCATGCTTCGCGGATAGGATCCATCAGACGCCCTGACCAGCCGTCGCCACGAACCGGTGAACATGCTCTGCCACGTCATCCTCCGCGTGCCTCTTCTCTAGGTACTCCTCGACGGGAGCCGGCCTGCCGAGATGATGCCCTTGGGCGAAATCCACACCTTGCTCCTGAACCGCAAGAAGTGCCTCGGCTGACTCGACTGACTCGGCAACCGTACGGATTCCGAGACCCCTGCAAAGGCCGACAATGGCTCTCAGGAAGTGCATGTCTGTTGAGCGGGGGGCCATATCTCGTACAATGCGGCCATCGATCTTCACGAAATCGATAGGCAGATGCCTCAGATAGTGGAACGAAGATGTTCCGGACCCAAAGTCGTCAAGACAGAATCGGCAACCGATCTCCCCGATCTCGCGAACAAAGGCCGCGGCGGAGGCCAAGTTCAGAATCGCGCTGGATTCGGAGATCTCAATGATCAGCCGATCGGCTTCGACGCCGCTTTCGGAGATTCCCTGCCGTATGATGTCGAGCAGCATGGGATCGTTGAAAGCGCCCGCGGAAACGTTCGCCGTGAAGAAGACGTCTCTCCCCTTTGCTCGTTCCTCGGCAAGCAGCCCTATCGCATGCCGCATCACCCAGTGGTCGATATCTCGAATAAGGCCGAGACGCTCGGCCGCCGGAAGAAATCGTCGAGGGAGGATGATCTCCCCGTCCTTTCCCGGCATTCTGAGCAACAACTCGTAGGCCTCCGTGCTGGGGTTCACCAAGGAGAAGATCGGCTGCGCGTACAAGACGAACCCGTTTTCGCGGATTGCCGAGACGATTTGCCCACTGTCTTCAATCTGCTGCGTCATCTCACTGCGCCAGGAATCGTCGGCGGTGTAGAAGACGACTTCGTTTCCTCCCCTCGATTTCGCGTCGTACATTGCGAGGTCCGCTCGGGAGAGGAGATCGTCCGTAGTGCTTCCGTGCTCGGGGTAGAGGACCGCGCCGACACTCACGCTGACGCGAACCTCGTGACCCCCCGCCGGAAACATGCGGTTGGCAAGCTCCGTGGACAGTCTCGAGCCGGCCGCACTGGCTTCTTCTCGGCTTGCGTGAGGGATCAAGATGCCGAACTCATCGCCGCCCAGCCGCGCGACGACAGAGTACTCGCGCATCTGCTCGCGCAGGTACGCCGAGAATGCGATGAGCAACTCGTCTCCTGCGGCATGCCCGAGGCCGTCGTTGATATCTTTGAAATTGTCTAGGTCGAACCAGAACACGGCGCCTTCCGTATTCAGACGCCGGCGCTCGCCCAACTCCCGTTCGAGCGCCTCTTCGAAGAAACGTCTGTTGTGCAGACCGGTGAGCGGATCGTGCGTCGCCAAGTATCCAAGCTCGTTATGGGAGCGGCCGATCTCGTCCAGCATCTCGTTGATGTCCCCGGCAAGACGTGCAATCTCGTCCTTCCCAGTGACGGCAAGCCGAGTGTCGGCAACCCCCGAGGACGCCAGTCTACGGACACCGGAACTCAGATTGGTCAGCCGTTTCAGCACGGTCTTGTCCAGAATGAGCGTGAGCAGACCGAGGAGAGCCAGCACGATCACTGCCAAAGCCAACTCCGCCCTTATGATCGCCGAGCGCGATACGATCAGGGCAATTCGTGGTTGAGACACTCGCATCAGAGCACCCGTCGAGCCGTCGATGCCCGGAAGAATCGCATACCCAACGACGGCCTCGTCGTCGATAGTCACAACCGAGCCTGACGTCTCCTCACTTGTTGAAGACAACGCCGCCGTGACGTCAGCAGGATTTGCAGAGGCCTTCGCCGAGAACAACTCGACCGGCAACGCGGTCAGTTGACGGAGCGGCGCAGTCTCTTCTTCTCCGACGCGATATCCCACGATGAGCGTGCCGTCAGGTGAACTCAGCTTGTCGCTCGTCATAATCGACTGTGCCACGACCATGTAGAGGCCGTCCGTCATGGAGAGCAAGCCGGAGACCGCTTCCCCTGAATCGGGCGATTGCAGAATATCGGGCTGTGTTTGCAGGTAGTCTCTAATGCTTGGGGGTAACGTGGAGCCCGCGCTTGTGTCGGGATCGATCGCTTTCGAATACACGATCTGGCCGCTGCGGTCGGTGAAGACCATGAAGTCGACACCCAGTATCTGAAGCGCTCCATCCGAGAGATTCGCCTTGATGTACGCGACATTCTGGTCTTTAACAAAGCGGTAGGTGTCGTCCCATATCGCCCAGTCTCCCGAGATGGTCTCGAGTTCGTTGGCTTGGTAGTCAACCGCAACGGCCGCCCTGTGAAGCGCCTTGGTTACCTCGAGCCTGTCGACTTGAGCAGCACTGTTCTCGGTGTAGAGAATCGTCACAAAGGAGAGTCCGCCCCAGACCACAAGGGTGGCAAGCGCCAACAACGCGACCGTTCTGAGTCGGATTCCCATGAAGATCACACCTCGTCCGTGGCTCGTGGGTCTCTCTTCTGTGCTCGGCGCCGAGACTATGAAGGCTGCGGGATTTGATCGTCGGAGAATCGAGCGCGCTGGCAGACAATAGTGTCTGGAAGCAAGATGACACAACTTGGATTCAAGGCACAGTCCCATTTCCCCGCCTCTTTGCGATCTGTTGAGGAATTGCCTTGTGGCGTGAGCCCAACCACTGGGGAACCCGTCCTATTGAGGTATAAGATTGCCAAGGAGGCTGGCTATGCGACTGATATGGGCACTCAGACTCATCGTCGTTGTGGCGGCGGCCGCGCTGCTGGCTGGGTGCACGATTCTTGGCGGGAGCGCTTCGCGCCTTGAGGGCACATCGTGGCGGCTGGTCGCGTGGTCGGACAGCGCCATCGACCCGGGCGGCTTCACCATCACCGCGCAGTTCGCCGACGGCAAGATCACAGGCAGGTCGGCGGTCAACAGCTACGGCGGCTCATACAAGGCCGGAGCGGATGGCTCGTTCTCCAGCGGCACCATCGCAAGCACGCTGATGGCGGGACCGGAACCGGCCATGCGCGCCGAGAGCACCTACCTCGGACTGCTTGGCGGGGCCTCGTCATACAAGCTGGACGGCAACCGGTTAAGGCTGTTCGACAAGAACAGCACCGAGTCGCTGGTCTTCGAGAAAGCCGCACAGTAGACGCAGCACTACCGCCCGAAGCGGCGCTCGATCTCGCTCGCGACCTGCTCGGCGCAGAGGCGCTCGATGTCTGCGACCGGAAGTGCGGCGACGAACTCGCGGCCGTAGGCCTTACTGATGACGCGCGCGTCGGCGATCACTAGGCAGCCGGTGTCGGTCTTGCTGCGAATGAGCCTGCCTGCCGCCTGCTTGAGCTCGATCACGGCCTCGGGCAGCGTGTGACGGCGCCAGGCAACGCGCCCTTCTCGGCGTTCACGCTCCTGGGCGAGCGGGTCGGTGGGCCGGCCGAAGGGAAGCTTGGGCACCACCACACAGCGCAGCGTGTCACCCTTAGCGTCGAAGCCCTCCCAGAAGGACTTGAGCGCGAAGAGCGACAGGCGTTCGTCGGCGAGGAACTCGTCGCGCAGACGCTTGGCGCTGGTGCCGCGGCTCTGGCACAGCAGCGCGAGCCCCCGGCGCTCAAGGCGCGGCGCGAGGATGGAGTACAGATGGTCCATGTCGCGGCGGTTTGTGAAGAGCGTGAGCACGCTGCCGCCCATCGCGACGTGCACGTTCTCCAGCAGCGATTCGAGGTCCGCGAGGTAGCCGTGCTCGGCAGGCATGCGCATGTCGGTCGGAACGAAGACGGCCATCTGCCGCTCGAAGTCGTAGCTCGAGGTCAGGCGTAGGGAGCGCCACGACTCCTCCGGCAGACGGTCGAGCCCGACGCCACGCGCGAAGTGCTTGAAGGAGTCGCCCGTGGCGATGGTCGCCGAGGTGAACACGACGCTGTGCATACGCGGGTAGAGGTCGTCGAGCAGCACCTCGCCCACATCGAGTCGCTCGGCGACCAGACGCTCGACATCGACGTTGGGGCGGCGGTCGAGCGCCACCGAGTACACCAGCGCATCGTCCTCGCCGTCGAGTACGGCGTTCAGGCCCGCAAGCTGCTCGGCCAGGCGGGACAACAGGCCGGCGAGGTCTGCTCGGCTGTCCGTGAGTTCGGAGCCGAGTTCCTCGAGCTGCGTCATCAGCTCGCGCCCATCGGCCACCAGCGCCTCGAGGCGCTTGGCCAGGCTCGCGCCGGTGGACGCCACCACGCCCCAGGCCCCGCTCTCGCGCGTCTCGGCGGTCACCCACAGCTCGGCCGAGTCGTAGTCGCCGTTTCCGGCGAGCGGCGCCAGGTCCTTCACGAAGTCGAACAGCGAGTCGGCCAGCGTCGCACAGCGCCCGACAGCCTCCTCCATGCGCGCGATCACGCCGAGAACCCCGGGGATGCCTGTCTGCCGGGAGAGCGTTCTGCGCAGGTTCTCCAGCAGGTTGCCTCGCTTCGCACCCAGCGCGCCGAGCACCACCGCAAGCTCCACGTGGCTTGCGCCCATCGTGAGTTGCTTGCGCGCCTCGCTCTCGGCGGCATGCGCCTCGTCGACGATCCAGTGGCGCACGGGAGGCAGAATCCCACCCTGCGCGACCACGTCGCGGAAGAGCAGCGCGTGGTTGGTGACGACGATGTGTGCGCTCTCCGCCCGCCGTCGCACGCCGTGCAGGTAGCACAGCTGCGGGTAGAAGCGGCACCGGCGGCGCGTGCAGTCTGCCTGCGAAGCGGAGATCGCCGTGCGCAGATCGCGACGGCCCCAGTGCAGGTTGATCGCATCCAGATCGCCCCACGCCGATTGCGCCGTCCACGCGTACAGTGCAGCGACAGTGGCGAGCTTCCCGGCGTCGTTCTCGGCGAATTCGTCGGCGTAGCGTTCGAGCTTGCGCAGGCACGGGTAGTGGTCATAGCCTTTCAGCGCCACGTGGCGAAGCCCGCCGCCGAGCGCAGCGTTCAGGCGCGGCAACTCGTGATAGACAAGCTGGTCCATGAGCGCGTTGGTTTTGGTCGCGACACCCACGCCCACGTTGTTCTCCAGTGCGTACAGCGCAGCCGGCACGAGGTAGGCGACCGACTTTCCCACGCCGGTTCCCGCCTCGATCGCCACGTGAGTGCGCGTCGCGAATGCCTCGAGCACCGCCTCGGCCATCAGCAGCTGCTCGGCACGCGACTCGTATCCCGGGTACATGCGCCCCGCGATCCCGCCTTCTGCGAACTCGCCGAGAACCACGTCGGCGGGCGGGCACACGCAGGCGACGTCGTCCGCGTCGTCGAGCGCCTCGGCCTTGTCGGCGGCCACGCGCTTACGGCGAACCTCCCGCAGGTCGAATGAGGCGCCCGGCGCGGCGGCGGCGACGTG is a window encoding:
- a CDS encoding M28 family peptidase, whose amino-acid sequence is MAEVMQHIAVLADEIGPRPATSEAESRAASYLESVFSQSGLQPEVQEFEAPRTYGWAYILYNFLTILAAVGAGVPLLGGKLVWVAFILAAATAIIFRSDLNTRWGLTRLMPKGPSQNVIARHIPRARRGERLKKIVIVAHYDSARSSLAFSPGMARQFPATFALMKWATTLVPVLILALALPLPIPVKIHTYVWYATLVVAAYLIVPLLINLHRELAMPFVAGANDNASGVAAMLGVMSNFAEPQSGSSRFATVEFAPVRRTQAAAVEADVVPEGAVLSYTQSAEPPARERTLYEFETIQFEAVGEATSYEAEELPYSDYELLDSTPIAEAEPPRRRGLLGMLGRKKNGPGKDGPRGRSGDVKGWLGVDEGFNARKAGREIGSWDNFGSDEEDDSTDGFGWKGGQPGGDPLGDEEYAAHAAARIRRHVTERSDHDLTEKEVWFVATGAEEVGTCGMQAFLGQYGNELRDALIINLDNVGAGQLSWVTAEGMGRRYGANQRLVGLVKRVSREEQILVKPRVYKGLSTDASPALARGFKAMSIMAFDNAGLPLNWHWHTDTVDRVESEVVNRCVELVTAMIRKA
- a CDS encoding 4Fe-4S binding protein translates to MTKTRQIVHIDEEACNGCGICVSPCAEGAIQIVDGKARVLREELCDGAGFCLGVCPTGALSIETREAPEFDHQAAESQAAAQREYIPQVCFVCGSSEDDRPLLPVRTAGRSTWVCTRCLPSLIHG
- a CDS encoding Crp/Fnr family transcriptional regulator codes for the protein MPTVNDVAERVLTVFRECPVWRDASDAGVVSLARSSRLKRYAKGEIIFDKEPQAKHVALVVSGSVRATHHATTGRPVTVKLLGPGCALGVLAVFADERYPICHEAAQPSAIALIPTSALTDLVRSEPHVMNSIARDFANQTVDALACVKTLSSDVPTRLAAHLLDQLGRHPSDCPDPQSVDLEMSRVELAATLGTVPETLSRTFRVFQQEGLIYARGRTVTLLNISGLAVRAQVGC
- a CDS encoding WYL domain-containing protein; amino-acid sequence: MSIAIERLVNLALYFAASTRPVTAEQIRTEVIGYPADQDEAAFLRMFERDKEDLRQAGLTIDSDEQGRYLLDRSATFAAPLDLSAEEAAVVRIAGSALLGDPSFPFAKDLRLALAKISAGLGEGTPPSVSHLADENPEKQGASVAQIADAAGRCKRMTFDYTNSYGATAGREVEPYGLFLHEGRWYLVGRDTSADSIRTYTVARADNITVNAGRPKSADFTRPEDFDVRTFVCFPFQYGSAADEFEAVLRFAPSVAWRAERLAAGHGVLSEEEDGPVGQKVRLWRVSAHSRDRVLRFAIEHGPGVSVVAPPALAAEMRAGLERVAALHG
- a CDS encoding WYL domain-containing protein — translated: MAKITASDRVRRLIALLGKLQPGDIPLADLAAEVGTTPADLSADLETLSVCGVAPYYPDQMVDVFVEGDTVRVLAPLPAMRGPVRFSPAEATSLAAALSAAGFPSDDSLVARLMAAASASFDATETERTIRSAIAAHEPGVFEALASAIRDHAAVTIAYQKEGAAESADRVVEPLRLFADRGAWYLSAWCRDAESHRTFRVERVLSATRTGDTDAAHRDADGTAPVAFATEGLPVARLRFSPGEEFVEREWPGGRLDAAGESGDVIAEVPFGGMAWIARRVVARLGRVEVLSPSELRGAVADLAREELANT
- a CDS encoding EAL domain-containing protein, encoding MGIRLRTVALLALATLVVWGGLSFVTILYTENSAAQVDRLEVTKALHRAAVAVDYQANELETISGDWAIWDDTYRFVKDQNVAYIKANLSDGALQILGVDFMVFTDRSGQIVYSKAIDPDTSAGSTLPPSIRDYLQTQPDILQSPDSGEAVSGLLSMTDGLYMVVAQSIMTSDKLSSPDGTLIVGYRVGEEETAPLRQLTALPVELFSAKASANPADVTAALSSTSEETSGSVVTIDDEAVVGYAILPGIDGSTGALMRVSQPRIALIVSRSAIIRAELALAVIVLALLGLLTLILDKTVLKRLTNLSSGVRRLASSGVADTRLAVTGKDEIARLAGDINEMLDEIGRSHNELGYLATHDPLTGLHNRRFFEEALERELGERRRLNTEGAVFWFDLDNFKDINDGLGHAAGDELLIAFSAYLREQMREYSVVARLGGDEFGILIPHASREEASAAGSRLSTELANRMFPAGGHEVRVSVSVGAVLYPEHGSTTDDLLSRADLAMYDAKSRGGNEVVFYTADDSWRSEMTQQIEDSGQIVSAIRENGFVLYAQPIFSLVNPSTEAYELLLRMPGKDGEIILPRRFLPAAERLGLIRDIDHWVMRHAIGLLAEERAKGRDVFFTANVSAGAFNDPMLLDIIRQGISESGVEADRLIIEISESSAILNLASAAAFVREIGEIGCRFCLDDFGSGTSSFHYLRHLPIDFVKIDGRIVRDMAPRSTDMHFLRAIVGLCRGLGIRTVAESVESAEALLAVQEQGVDFAQGHHLGRPAPVEEYLEKRHAEDDVAEHVHRFVATAGQGV
- a CDS encoding META domain-containing protein, yielding MRLIWALRLIVVVAAAALLAGCTILGGSASRLEGTSWRLVAWSDSAIDPGGFTITAQFADGKITGRSAVNSYGGSYKAGADGSFSSGTIASTLMAGPEPAMRAESTYLGLLGGASSYKLDGNRLRLFDKNSTESLVFEKAAQ
- a CDS encoding DNA polymerase III subunit epsilon; this translates as MTAETLMSWLVPGTDPDVVARYSTLAERAENTVFGFEDEIAVVDVETTGYDCDRDRLIEIAACVMRGPEVIERFSALVDPGIPVPTEITKLTGITDAMVAGAPSAEAVVAQLVAFVGGRDMIAHSCAFDRSFVERVAGTHALRGRWLDSLELVRLGLPRLRSHRLADIAAAFGVTASGSAHRALPDVEALAAVWRIALVGISDLPPGLLRHIADMGPDVDWPLRATLAHVAAAAPGASFDLREVRRKRVAADKAEALDDADDVACVCPPADVVLGEFAEGGIAGRMYPGYESRAEQLLMAEAVLEAFATRTHVAIEAGTGVGKSVAYLVPAALYALENNVGVGVATKTNALMDQLVYHELPRLNAALGGGLRHVALKGYDHYPCLRKLERYADEFAENDAGKLATVAALYAWTAQSAWGDLDAINLHWGRRDLRTAISASQADCTRRRCRFYPQLCYLHGVRRRAESAHIVVTNHALLFRDVVAQGGILPPVRHWIVDEAHAAESEARKQLTMGASHVELAVVLGALGAKRGNLLENLRRTLSRQTGIPGVLGVIARMEEAVGRCATLADSLFDFVKDLAPLAGNGDYDSAELWVTAETRESGAWGVVASTGASLAKRLEALVADGRELMTQLEELGSELTDSRADLAGLLSRLAEQLAGLNAVLDGEDDALVYSVALDRRPNVDVERLVAERLDVGEVLLDDLYPRMHSVVFTSATIATGDSFKHFARGVGLDRLPEESWRSLRLTSSYDFERQMAVFVPTDMRMPAEHGYLADLESLLENVHVAMGGSVLTLFTNRRDMDHLYSILAPRLERRGLALLCQSRGTSAKRLRDEFLADERLSLFALKSFWEGFDAKGDTLRCVVVPKLPFGRPTDPLAQERERREGRVAWRRHTLPEAVIELKQAAGRLIRSKTDTGCLVIADARVISKAYGREFVAALPVADIERLCAEQVASEIERRFGR